A stretch of DNA from Gimesia chilikensis:
GAACCTCAGAGTCAGGGGGATTCAATGATGTAATAGTTCGATTATGCCTGTTGTTTCGCAGGGAAATCAACGATGACTTTGATAGCCCCCTCCCTTCGATCGCGGAAGAGTTCGAATGCCTGCTGAATTTCAGCGAGAGGGAAGCGATGTGTGATAATCGGACCGACATCAATTCGGCCTTCAGAGAGCCATTGCATCGCCAGCGGAAAGTCACGGTTGAAATCCGGATTGATACTGGAATGAACGGTAATGTTTTTGAAAACCAGATCCCGTACCCGGAAATTGTCGATTGTCTCAGGGGGAACCCCGAAGACCAGGATCTGACCAGCCTGGCGACAGAGTTCGATACAGAGATTGATCTGCTGATCGGAGTGACCAACGGCTTCAATCACGATGTCGGGCAGTTCTCCCTTTAAAATTTCCCGGACAGCGGTAACCGGATCGCTATTCCTGTTACAAATCGTGGCGGTGGCGCCCATGCGGGGACTGACTTCCAGCCGGGATTCGAGTAGATCAATGCCGATGATCTGGCGCGCACCCATGTTGTTCAGGGCGGCATTCATAAGTTGT
This window harbors:
- a CDS encoding zinc-dependent alcohol dehydrogenase — translated: MLASHLVAPGQLELIDVPEPELPTSPPADCAGQIIFQPETTCLCGSDLPYFNGTDEWEIEIGHSLHEMIGTVTATNGNRWKAGDRVLAVPVMQQGLQERFLLDESRTISIATNIPEEHALMAQPLGTALFALKKLPNLLDKTVAVVGQGPMGQLMNAALNNMGARQIIGIDLLESRLEVSPRMGATATICNRNSDPVTAVREILKGELPDIVIEAVGHSDQQINLCIELCRQAGQILVFGVPPETIDNFRVRDLVFKNITVHSSINPDFNRDFPLAMQWLSEGRIDVGPIITHRFPLAEIQQAFELFRDRREGAIKVIVDFPAKQQA